From Longimicrobiales bacterium, one genomic window encodes:
- a CDS encoding amidase family protein, with amino-acid sequence MKTSRTLLLAALLAAPLLAACSGSAADSATFNVVEATIPEMQQAMEEGHLTSRQLVEAHLIRIAMYEERVNAVIAINPNALTDAERLDQERADGRVRGPLHGIPVALKDNVHTMDMPTTGGAKAFEGYFPPYEATITTNLREAGAIIIAKTVMTELANFTAAGMPGNYSAIGGYGLNPYDPRRDPRDGRNDGRPVMGVGGSSSGIGTAMSFWAANVGTETSGSILSPANSNMLAAIKPTVGRISRYGIIPISGDQDTAGPMARTVTDAAIFFGVLESASPDPNDAATTLCQVPANGDYTPFLNLDGLQGARIGIPRALYYDSIQVPGTNRWQSRMNEESRAVMADAIAILEAQGAIVVDPADIPSVIDTDPATSLVTNGGSSVLDYGMKRDFNAWLTTLGETAPVKTLTELREWNLAHRSMGAIKYEQARLDGADAIDLEADRAQYEADLMQDNVLNATRGIDAAMTDHELDALLFPSSSGAGIAAKPGYPTVIVPFAFVANDGGPEMPAGFDAKPRPFGVSFTGSACSEPRLIELAYAFEQASMRRIAPPRMN; translated from the coding sequence TTGAAGACGTCCCGAACGCTTCTGCTCGCGGCCCTGCTCGCTGCCCCGCTACTCGCAGCCTGCAGCGGATCCGCGGCTGACTCGGCGACATTCAATGTGGTGGAAGCCACGATTCCTGAAATGCAGCAGGCGATGGAAGAAGGGCACCTGACATCCCGTCAGCTGGTCGAGGCCCACCTGATCCGCATCGCCATGTACGAGGAACGGGTGAACGCGGTCATCGCCATCAATCCGAACGCGTTGACCGATGCCGAGCGGCTCGACCAGGAGCGTGCGGACGGTCGCGTACGTGGCCCGCTTCACGGTATTCCCGTTGCACTGAAGGACAATGTCCACACCATGGACATGCCGACCACGGGCGGAGCCAAAGCGTTTGAAGGCTATTTTCCGCCGTACGAGGCGACCATCACGACCAATCTCCGTGAGGCCGGAGCGATCATCATCGCCAAGACGGTCATGACCGAGCTCGCGAACTTCACGGCTGCCGGCATGCCGGGGAACTACAGCGCGATCGGTGGCTACGGGCTCAACCCGTATGACCCACGCCGTGATCCTCGTGACGGTCGAAACGATGGCCGGCCCGTCATGGGTGTTGGTGGGTCGAGTTCAGGGATCGGAACTGCGATGAGTTTCTGGGCGGCGAACGTCGGAACGGAGACATCCGGATCGATCCTCTCTCCGGCCAACTCGAACATGCTCGCGGCGATCAAGCCCACGGTCGGGCGAATCAGTCGATACGGCATCATTCCGATCAGTGGGGACCAGGACACTGCTGGCCCGATGGCTCGGACCGTCACGGACGCGGCCATCTTCTTTGGCGTGTTAGAGAGCGCATCGCCTGATCCGAACGATGCGGCCACCACGCTCTGTCAGGTCCCGGCGAACGGAGACTACACGCCCTTCCTCAACCTGGACGGCCTGCAGGGCGCCCGGATCGGCATCCCGAGAGCCCTTTACTACGACTCGATTCAAGTGCCGGGCACCAACCGATGGCAGAGCCGGATGAATGAGGAGAGTCGAGCCGTCATGGCTGATGCGATCGCCATCCTAGAGGCCCAGGGGGCAATCGTCGTCGACCCTGCCGACATCCCGAGTGTCATCGACACGGATCCGGCCACGAGCCTGGTCACAAACGGTGGAAGCAGCGTCTTGGACTACGGGATGAAGCGTGACTTCAACGCATGGCTCACTACGCTGGGCGAGACCGCGCCAGTGAAGACGCTCACCGAGCTACGTGAATGGAATCTCGCGCACCGCTCCATGGGCGCGATCAAATACGAGCAGGCACGGCTCGACGGTGCAGACGCGATCGACCTCGAAGCCGATCGCGCTCAGTATGAGGCTGACCTCATGCAGGACAATGTGCTTAACGCGACGCGCGGAATCGACGCGGCCATGACCGATCATGAGCTCGACGCATTGCTCTTCCCGAGCTCCAGCGGGGCCGGAATCGCGGCCAAGCCCGGGTATCCGACCGTCATCGTTCCGTTCGCCTTCGTGGCA